Proteins from one Enterobacter bugandensis genomic window:
- the selD gene encoding selenide, water dikinase SelD — MSEQTIRLTQYSHGAGCGCKISPKVLETILHSEQAKFVDPNLLVGNETRDDAAVYDLGNGTSIISTTDFFMPIVDNPFDFGRIAATNAISDIFAMGGKPIMAIAILGWPINTIPPEIAREVIDGGRFACQQAGIALAGGHSIDAPEPIFGLAVTGVVPTERVKRNSTAQAGCKLFLTKPLGIGVLTTAEKKSLLKPEHKGLATEVMCQMNLAGAAFANIDGVKAMTDVTGFGLLGHLSEVCQGAGVQAQVWYQDVPKLPGVEEYIAQGAVPGGTQRNFASYGHLMGEMPEAWRNLLCDPQTSGGLLLAVTPESEAEVQATAAEFGITLMAIGELVTARGGRPMIEIR; from the coding sequence ATGAGCGAGCAAACCATTCGTTTAACGCAGTACAGCCACGGAGCCGGTTGCGGTTGTAAAATTTCCCCGAAAGTGCTGGAGACCATTCTGCACAGTGAACAGGCGAAGTTTGTCGACCCGAACCTGCTTGTCGGCAACGAAACGCGTGACGATGCGGCGGTTTATGACTTAGGTAACGGCACCAGCATTATCAGTACCACTGACTTCTTTATGCCGATTGTTGATAACCCGTTCGACTTCGGGCGCATCGCGGCCACCAACGCCATCAGCGATATCTTCGCCATGGGCGGTAAGCCGATCATGGCCATCGCCATTCTGGGCTGGCCGATCAACACCATTCCACCGGAAATCGCCCGCGAGGTGATTGATGGCGGGCGTTTCGCCTGCCAGCAGGCGGGGATTGCGCTGGCCGGCGGCCACTCGATTGATGCGCCAGAGCCGATCTTCGGCCTGGCCGTTACCGGCGTGGTGCCGACCGAGCGCGTGAAGCGCAACAGCACCGCGCAGGCGGGCTGCAAGCTGTTCCTCACCAAGCCGCTGGGCATTGGTGTGCTCACCACCGCTGAGAAAAAATCCCTGCTCAAACCGGAGCACAAAGGTCTGGCGACGGAAGTCATGTGCCAGATGAACCTCGCCGGCGCGGCGTTCGCCAATATCGACGGCGTAAAGGCGATGACCGACGTCACCGGTTTTGGCCTGCTGGGGCACCTCTCTGAAGTCTGTCAGGGCGCGGGCGTGCAGGCGCAGGTCTGGTATCAGGACGTGCCGAAGCTGCCTGGCGTGGAAGAGTACATTGCCCAGGGCGCGGTTCCGGGCGGTACCCAGCGCAACTTCGCCAGCTACGGGCACCTGATGGGCGAAATGCCTGAGGCGTGGCGCAACCTGCTGTGCGATCCACAAACCTCCGGCGGCCTGCTGCTGGCCGTCACGCCGGAATCCGAAGCCGAGGTTCAGGCAACCGCCGCCGAGTTTGGCATCACCCTGATGGCGATCGGCGAACTGGTGACCGCCCGCGGCGGCCGACCGATGATTGAGATCCGTTAA
- the ansA gene encoding asparaginase has protein sequence MQKKSIYVAYTGGTIGMQRSENGYIPVSGHLQRQLALMPEFHRPEMPDFTIHEYEPLMDSSDMTPEDWQHIADDIKAHYDQYDGFVILHGTDTMAFTASALSFMLENLSKPVIVTGSQIPLAELRSDGQINLLNSLYVAANYPINEVSLFFNNRLYRGNRTTKAHADGFDAFASPNLQPLLEAGIHIRRLGTPPAPNTAGELIVHPITPQPIGVVTIYPGISADVVRNFLRQPVKALILRSYGVGNAPQNGEFLKELQEASERGIVVVNLTQCMSGKVNMGGYATGNALAHAGVISGFDMTVEATLTKLHYLLSQDLDIQSIRRAMMQNLRGELTPDE, from the coding sequence ATGCAGAAGAAATCGATTTATGTAGCCTACACTGGCGGTACCATCGGTATGCAGCGCTCTGAAAATGGCTATATCCCCGTCTCCGGCCATCTGCAGCGTCAGCTTGCGCTGATGCCTGAATTCCACCGTCCGGAAATGCCTGACTTCACCATCCATGAATACGAGCCGCTGATGGACTCCTCCGATATGACGCCGGAAGACTGGCAGCACATCGCGGATGACATTAAAGCCCATTACGACCAGTACGACGGCTTCGTGATCCTGCACGGCACCGACACCATGGCGTTCACCGCTTCGGCGCTCTCCTTCATGCTGGAGAACCTGAGCAAGCCGGTGATCGTCACCGGGTCGCAAATACCGCTGGCGGAGCTGCGCTCGGACGGGCAGATCAACCTGCTGAACTCCCTGTACGTGGCGGCGAATTACCCGATCAACGAAGTGTCGCTGTTCTTTAACAATCGCCTGTATCGCGGCAACCGCACCACCAAAGCCCATGCCGACGGTTTTGATGCCTTTGCCTCCCCTAACCTGCAGCCGCTGCTGGAAGCGGGTATTCATATCCGTCGTCTGGGAACGCCTCCGGCACCGAACACCGCCGGCGAGCTGATTGTGCATCCGATTACCCCGCAGCCGATTGGCGTGGTCACCATTTATCCGGGCATCTCCGCGGACGTGGTGCGCAACTTCCTGCGCCAGCCGGTGAAAGCGCTGATCCTCCGTTCCTATGGCGTCGGCAACGCTCCGCAGAACGGCGAATTTCTGAAGGAGCTTCAGGAAGCCAGCGAGCGCGGAATTGTGGTGGTAAACCTGACCCAGTGCATGTCTGGCAAGGTCAATATGGGCGGCTATGCCACCGGCAACGCGCTGGCGCACGCGGGGGTGATCAGCGGCTTCGATATGACCGTTGAGGCGACGCTGACTAAACTTCACTATTTACTGAGTCAGGATCTGGACATTCAGTCCATTCGCCGCGCAATGATGCAAAACCTTCGCGGCGAGCTGACCCCGGACGAATAA
- the sppA gene encoding signal peptide peptidase SppA has translation MRTLWRIFAGFFKWTWRLLNFVRNLVMNIFFILLVLVCAGIWMHISNANQAQHSTRGALLLDITGVIVDKPSTSNRLGVIGRQLFGATSDRLQENSLFDIVDTIRQAKDDRNITGIVLDLKDFAGGDQPSMQYIGKALREFRDSGKPVIAVGDSYSQGQYYLASFANKIWLSPQGTVDLHGFATNGLYYKSLLDKLKVTTHVFRVGTYKSAVEPFIRDDMSPAAREADSRWIGELWQNYLGTVAANRQITAEQVFPGARGVLDGLRKVDGDTAKYALDNKLVDALGTSADIEKALTKQFGWSKEDKNYSAISMYDYAAKKPDDSGDSVAVVFANGAIMDGQETPGNVGGDTTASQIRDARLDPKVKAIVLRVNSPGGSVSASEVIRAELAAARAAGKPVVVSMGGMAASGGYWISTPANYIVANPSTLTGSIGIFGVINTVENSLDYLGVHTDGVSTSPLADVSMTKSLPPEVSEMMQLSIENGYKRFITLVADSRKKTPEQIDQIAQGHVWTGQDAKSNGLVDSLGDFDDAVKKAAELAKLKQWHVEYYQDEPSFFDMVMDSMSVSVRAMLPEALQAYLPAPVTTAAKAMKAESDKLAAFNDPQSRYAFCLTCANVR, from the coding sequence ATGCGAACCCTTTGGCGAATCTTTGCCGGTTTCTTTAAATGGACGTGGCGACTGCTCAACTTCGTCCGCAACCTGGTGATGAACATCTTCTTCATCCTGCTGGTTCTGGTTTGCGCGGGCATCTGGATGCATATCAGCAACGCGAATCAGGCGCAGCATTCGACTCGTGGGGCCCTGTTACTCGATATCACCGGCGTGATCGTTGATAAACCGTCCACCAGCAACCGTCTGGGGGTGATCGGCCGCCAGCTGTTTGGCGCGACGTCAGACCGCCTGCAGGAGAACTCCCTGTTCGATATCGTCGATACTATCCGTCAGGCCAAAGACGACCGAAACATCACCGGGATCGTTCTGGATCTGAAAGATTTTGCCGGCGGCGACCAGCCTTCTATGCAGTACATCGGTAAAGCGCTGCGCGAATTCCGCGACAGCGGCAAGCCGGTGATTGCCGTGGGCGACAGCTACAGCCAGGGGCAATATTATCTGGCAAGCTTCGCCAATAAGATCTGGCTTTCGCCACAGGGAACGGTCGATCTGCACGGTTTTGCCACCAACGGCCTGTACTACAAATCGCTGCTCGATAAGCTGAAGGTCACCACCCACGTCTTCCGCGTCGGCACCTATAAATCTGCCGTGGAGCCGTTTATCCGCGACGATATGTCCCCTGCCGCCCGTGAAGCGGACAGCCGTTGGATTGGCGAGCTGTGGCAGAACTATCTGGGTACCGTTGCCGCTAACCGTCAAATTACCGCTGAGCAGGTGTTCCCTGGCGCTCGCGGCGTGCTGGATGGACTGCGCAAGGTCGACGGAGATACCGCGAAATATGCGCTCGACAACAAGCTGGTTGACGCGCTGGGCACCAGTGCAGATATCGAAAAAGCCCTGACCAAACAGTTTGGCTGGAGCAAAGAGGACAAAAACTACAGCGCCATCAGCATGTATGACTATGCTGCGAAAAAGCCGGACGACAGCGGCGACAGCGTAGCCGTGGTGTTTGCTAACGGCGCTATCATGGACGGTCAGGAAACCCCGGGGAACGTTGGGGGTGATACTACCGCGTCGCAAATTCGCGATGCACGCCTTGACCCGAAAGTGAAAGCGATTGTCCTGCGGGTGAACAGCCCTGGCGGCAGCGTTAGCGCTTCCGAAGTGATCCGCGCCGAGCTGGCCGCAGCGCGTGCCGCTGGCAAGCCGGTCGTCGTATCCATGGGCGGCATGGCCGCGTCTGGTGGGTACTGGATCTCCACGCCTGCCAACTATATTGTGGCGAACCCAAGCACGCTGACCGGCTCGATTGGCATCTTCGGGGTGATTAACACCGTGGAAAACAGCCTGGATTATCTGGGCGTGCATACCGATGGTGTTTCCACGTCGCCGCTGGCGGATGTGTCGATGACCAAATCTCTGCCGCCGGAAGTTTCAGAGATGATGCAGCTGAGCATTGAGAACGGCTATAAACGCTTTATCACGCTGGTTGCCGACTCGCGTAAGAAGACGCCGGAACAGATCGACCAGATTGCTCAGGGCCACGTCTGGACCGGACAGGATGCGAAGAGTAACGGTCTGGTCGACAGCCTGGGCGACTTCGACGACGCGGTGAAGAAAGCCGCCGAACTGGCGAAGCTCAAGCAGTGGCACGTTGAGTATTATCAGGACGAACCGTCGTTCTTCGATATGGTGATGGACAGCATGTCCGTCTCCGTACGCGCCATGCTGCCGGAGGCGCTGCAGGCGTACCTGCCGGCCCCGGTGACCACGGCTGCGAAAGCGATGAAGGCGGAAAGCGATAAGCTTGCGGCCTTTAACGATCCACAAAGTCGTTACGCGTTTTGCCTGACCTGCGCGAACGTCCGTTAA
- a CDS encoding glycoside hydrolase family 18 protein: MKRLPLLAALPLLCASLASAAPLMSVGYFNGGGDVTAGPGGDINKLDVRQITHLNYSFGLVYNNEKDETNPALKDPAKLHQIWLSPKVASDLALIPTLRKQNPNLKVLLSVGGWGARGFSGAAATQESRAVFIRSAKEIVEKYGLDGIDLDWEYPVNGAWGLVASQPADRDNFTALLKEMRDAFGQKKLVTIAVGANAESPKSWVDVKAIAPLLDYINLMTYDMAYGTQYFNANLYDSSAWPTVAAADKYSVDFVVNNYLAAGLKPKQMNLGIGFYGRVPKRAVEPGIDWSKPDAQKNPVTQPYFGPQEIALFKSLGYDLTKDTYVKYNDIVKKLLNDPQKRFTEHWDDRAKVPWLSVKGADGNALFAISYENPRSVAIKADYIKEKGLAGAMFWEYGADDNNQLAKQLAESLGIPHK, from the coding sequence ATGAAACGTTTGCCCCTGCTGGCAGCATTACCCTTGCTTTGCGCGTCGCTTGCTTCCGCCGCACCTCTGATGTCCGTGGGCTACTTTAACGGGGGTGGCGACGTCACCGCCGGACCGGGTGGCGATATCAATAAACTGGACGTTCGTCAGATCACCCATCTGAACTACTCGTTTGGGCTTGTTTATAACAACGAGAAAGACGAGACCAACCCCGCGCTGAAAGATCCGGCGAAGCTGCATCAAATCTGGCTGTCGCCAAAAGTGGCGTCCGATCTGGCCTTAATCCCCACTCTGCGTAAGCAAAACCCTAACCTGAAAGTCCTGCTCTCCGTTGGCGGCTGGGGGGCACGCGGTTTCTCTGGCGCAGCGGCAACCCAGGAGAGTCGCGCGGTGTTTATCCGCTCCGCGAAGGAAATTGTTGAGAAATACGGTCTGGACGGGATCGATCTCGACTGGGAATATCCAGTCAACGGCGCGTGGGGGCTGGTTGCAAGCCAGCCCGCCGACAGAGATAACTTCACCGCCCTGCTGAAAGAGATGCGCGACGCGTTCGGGCAGAAAAAGCTGGTGACCATTGCGGTGGGCGCGAATGCGGAAAGTCCGAAAAGCTGGGTGGATGTCAAAGCCATCGCCCCGCTCCTCGACTACATCAACCTGATGACCTACGACATGGCGTACGGGACACAGTACTTCAACGCGAACCTGTATGACTCCAGCGCCTGGCCAACGGTGGCTGCCGCCGACAAATACAGCGTCGATTTTGTGGTGAACAACTATCTGGCCGCCGGACTTAAGCCGAAGCAGATGAACCTCGGGATCGGTTTTTACGGCCGCGTACCGAAACGTGCGGTTGAACCGGGGATTGACTGGAGCAAGCCGGACGCGCAAAAAAATCCGGTCACACAGCCCTACTTTGGACCGCAGGAGATCGCCCTGTTTAAGTCGCTCGGCTATGACCTGACTAAAGATACCTACGTGAAGTACAACGATATCGTGAAGAAGCTGCTGAACGATCCGCAGAAACGTTTTACCGAGCACTGGGACGACCGGGCGAAGGTACCGTGGCTCTCGGTAAAGGGTGCCGATGGCAACGCGCTGTTTGCGATTTCGTATGAGAATCCGCGTTCTGTCGCGATCAAGGCGGACTACATCAAAGAGAAAGGTCTCGCCGGGGCGATGTTCTGGGAGTACGGAGCGGACGACAATAATCAGTTAGCGAAACAGCTGGCGGAGTCGCTCGGGATCCCGCATAAGTAG
- a CDS encoding NAD(P)H nitroreductase: MDALELLVNRRSASRLAEPAPAGEQLENILRAGMRAPDHGTLQPWHFFVIEGEGRDRFSQLLEQGAVAAGQDEKGIDKARNAPFRAPMIIAVVAKCQADHKVPVWEQEMSAGCAVMAMQMAAVAQGFNGIWRTGPLTESAAVRAGFSCGEHDKIVGFLYLGTPQLKASSTISVPDTTPFVSRF, encoded by the coding sequence ATGGATGCACTCGAACTGCTTGTTAACCGTCGTAGCGCGTCACGTCTGGCCGAACCCGCCCCTGCGGGCGAGCAGCTGGAAAACATTCTGCGTGCCGGTATGCGTGCGCCGGATCATGGCACGCTGCAGCCGTGGCACTTCTTTGTGATTGAAGGCGAAGGCCGCGATCGCTTCAGTCAGCTGCTGGAGCAGGGGGCAGTTGCCGCCGGGCAGGATGAGAAAGGTATCGACAAGGCGCGTAACGCGCCGTTCCGCGCCCCGATGATTATCGCTGTCGTGGCGAAATGCCAGGCCGACCATAAGGTGCCGGTCTGGGAGCAGGAAATGTCTGCCGGCTGTGCGGTGATGGCGATGCAGATGGCCGCCGTTGCGCAGGGCTTTAACGGTATCTGGCGCACCGGGCCGCTGACCGAGAGCGCCGCAGTGCGGGCAGGATTCTCCTGCGGTGAGCACGACAAAATTGTCGGTTTCCTTTACCTCGGCACCCCGCAGCTTAAAGCCTCCAGCACCATTAGCGTGCCGGACACCACGCCTTTCGTCAGCCGTTTTTAA
- the pncA gene encoding bifunctional nicotinamidase/pyrazinamidase, with product MKQRALLLVDLQNDFCAGGALAVAEGDSTVDVANTLIDWCKARGEAVVASQDWHPANHGSFASQHNVEPFTQGELDGLAQTFWPDHCVQQTEGAELHPLLNQKAIDAVFHKGENPAIDSYSAFFDNGHRQKTALDAWLRHHEITELIVLGLATDYCVKFTVLDALQLGYTVSVITDGCRGVNIQPQDSAQAFMDMAAEGATLYTLADWQETQA from the coding sequence ATGAAGCAACGCGCCCTGCTACTGGTCGATTTGCAAAATGATTTCTGCGCGGGCGGCGCGCTGGCCGTCGCCGAAGGTGACAGCACCGTTGACGTGGCAAATACCCTGATTGACTGGTGCAAAGCCCGTGGTGAAGCGGTTGTCGCCAGCCAGGACTGGCACCCGGCGAACCACGGCAGCTTTGCCAGCCAGCACAACGTTGAGCCTTTCACCCAGGGTGAACTCGACGGTCTGGCGCAAACCTTCTGGCCGGATCACTGCGTACAGCAGACCGAAGGAGCGGAGCTGCACCCGCTCCTGAATCAGAAGGCCATCGACGCGGTGTTTCATAAAGGTGAAAATCCGGCTATCGACAGCTACAGCGCATTTTTCGATAACGGGCATCGCCAGAAGACGGCGCTGGACGCGTGGTTACGTCACCATGAAATCACGGAGCTGATCGTGCTGGGTCTGGCGACGGATTACTGCGTGAAGTTTACCGTGCTGGACGCGCTCCAGCTGGGTTATACCGTTAGCGTCATCACCGACGGCTGTCGCGGGGTGAACATCCAACCACAGGACAGCGCTCAGGCATTTATGGATATGGCCGCCGAAGGTGCCACGCTGTATACGCTGGCAGACTGGCAGGAAACGCAGGCGTAG